CCAACACCACCTCAGTAAGCTACGAGGTGTCGACCTCCACTTCGATGCATTCGGAGGAAAACTGATGGCGCACCCGATGCTCAGCTTCGACTTCGGCAAGGAAGGGCATCTGGTGCTCTCCATCGAAACCCGCAGGGAGCAGCATGAATCCTTTTCCGCAATCGGCGGGATCTACAAAATGTTCGAGCTTCAATATATTTTCGGAGATGAGGCCGACCTCGTCCGGGTAAGAAGCAACATCCGGGACGAGCCGATGTATCTCTATCGAACCATCACCAATCCGGAACAAGCACGCCAACTCCTGCTGGAGTGCGTCAGAACCCAAAACCAACTCAAAGATCACCCTTACTGGTACAATGCCATCACCGCTAATTGCACAACCAGTTACCGGGCCCAGACGCCGAGCGACCAACGCAACCCTTTTGACTGGAGACTGCTTGTCAATGGACAGTTAGACCAGATGCTCTACGAAAAAGGAGCCTTCGCCACCGACGGACTCCCCTTCGAAAAACTACGCGCCCAGGCCTTGATCAACGAAGTTGCCCAACAACACGCCAAAGCGGAGGGATTCAGCCAAGCCATCCGCAAAGGACGGGCCGGATTCACGGACAAAAAATAACCCGGCTGGATGGCCGGGTTATACGATCTCATTGTTCGAATCAAAGAAAGAGATCCCTGCTATTCCCACTCGATACTTGCCGGTGGTTTGGTGGAAATATCATAAAGCACCCGGTTGATCCCATCCACCTCATTGAGGATTCTGTTACTCGTTTCCCGCAGCAAGGCCGGTGGTAGCTCCACCCAGTCTGCGGTCATAGCGTCTTCACTCACAACAGCACGCAGGCTAATCGCCCACTCGTAGCTTCGCTCATCACCTTTGACTCCCACTGTTTTCACCGGGATCAGTCCGGCATAAGCCTGCCATACCTTATCATACCATTCATAATCCTTCAGACGACCAATAAAGATATCATCACACTCACGAATGATGCGCAGTTTCTTTTCTGTAATATCACCAGGGCAACGAACCGCCAGGCCTGGACCGGGGAACGGGTGACGGTTCAGAATATCACTCGGGATACCAAGCGACACCCCCAACTCCCGCACCTCATCCTTGAACAACTCTGCAAGGGGCTCGAGAACCTTCCCCTGCTCCTGCAATTCAAGAATCCGGGCAACCCGGTTATGGTGGGTTTTAATCACAGACGCCTTGGACTTGGCATTCGAGGCGGACTCAATCACATCCGGATAGAGCGTTCCCTGAGCCAACATCTCGGCATTCCCCACCGTATTCCAAAAGACATCAATAAAGAGATTCCCGATAATTTTGCGTTTTTCCTCAGGGTCCGCGACACCTGCCAGCTTACTCATAAACAACTCGGAGCAATCGACCGTTTCAATCTCCACACCCATCCGGTGAAAGTTGTTACGCACTTCGTCGCCTTCATCGAGACGCATCAATCCATGGTCGACAAAGATCGCGCGGACATTCACCCCGGCCTCTTTCAATAAAACGGCAAGCACCGTACTGTCGACCCCACCGCTCACACCACAAACCACCTGCTTGTCTCCGACTTTTTCACGGATGCCATCGATCAACTCACGCTTAAAATCTTCAATATGAAACTCCTCAAGCTCACCGGCCTGAAGCAGGAAGTTATGAAGGATACGCAATCCCTCGTGGCTATGGGTAACTTCCGGGTGAAACTGAATCCCGTAATAGCGCTCTCCCCACTTCAAAGAAACAGGAACATCCTCACGGTTCGAGGCAAGAACCACTGCATTGTCCGGCAGTTCACTGACGGTATCCGAGTGACTCATCCAGACCTGCGATTCATGCGAGATCCCCTCATACAAACCTTCACTCACAAGAGGCAACAATCCGGCCGGTCCATACTCACGACGGTTACTCGCTTTCACAGCCCCACCAAATTTAATGTTCAGCAACTGCATACCGTAACAAACCCCGAGAACCGGAACGCCAAAGGCATCGAGCTGATCAAAATCAATATCCGGAGCATCTTCGTCACTGGTACTCTTAGGTCCGCCCGATAGAATAATCGCCCCCGGTTTTCCTATCTGGGATAAGTCTTCCGGCTCATACAACTTGGCAAAGAAACCCAGTTCGCGCACCCTGCGGACGATCAACTGAGTGTATTGGGAACCGAAATCTAAAACGGCAACATGATTGTTTTCTGTCATAGCAATAAATAATAATAGGAAATAATAAAATGTTACGGGTAGCGGCAGCAACACCCGTAACACACAGGATCTATCCGACCCTCAAAGAAGAAACAAATGAGATTAACTCAGTGGTTGGTAATTGGTAGGTTCCTCGGTGATCACAATATCATGGGTATGACTTTCTTTAAGTCCACCGGCTGTGATCTGCGTAAAGATCGCGCGCTCACGCAGCTCATCCAAAGTCGACGCTCCAACATAACCCATTCCGGAACGAAGGCCACCCATCAATTGGAAAACAACATCCGCAAGCGGTCCTTTATAGGGAACCCGGCCTTCTACACCTTCCGCGACGAGCTTCCCGGAGCTATTCTGACCATAGCGGTCACCCGATCCCTTACGCATGGCTCCTAAGGATCCCATTCCGCGGTAGGACTTGAACCGGCGTCCCTGGTAGCGAACCATCGCACCGGGGCTTTCGCGCGTTCCTGCGAGGATCGACCCCAGCATCACAAGATCAGCACCAGCGGCAAGCGCTTTCACAATATCGCCGGAGTAACGGATTCCACCGTCGGCAATCAGAGTTACTCCACGC
This genomic stretch from Oceaniferula marina harbors:
- a CDS encoding DUF4105 domain-containing protein produces the protein MDAIKPHSKKNSRARSRLTRILLFPLSFCAITATAWTFGALYYDGPARLPGGWNLILALVWLTSVSIIAVKAQILRLWQIRLLVCCLPIYIYWLSIRPSNDRNWKPEFAETGYVDIDGDQLTFHKVRNFDYRADGSPAGIITERWETRQHHLSKLRGVDLHFDAFGGKLMAHPMLSFDFGKEGHLVLSIETRREQHESFSAIGGIYKMFELQYIFGDEADLVRVRSNIRDEPMYLYRTITNPEQARQLLLECVRTQNQLKDHPYWYNAITANCTTSYRAQTPSDQRNPFDWRLLVNGQLDQMLYEKGAFATDGLPFEKLRAQALINEVAQQHAKAEGFSQAIRKGRAGFTDKK
- the guaA gene encoding glutamine-hydrolyzing GMP synthase translates to MTENNHVAVLDFGSQYTQLIVRRVRELGFFAKLYEPEDLSQIGKPGAIILSGGPKSTSDEDAPDIDFDQLDAFGVPVLGVCYGMQLLNIKFGGAVKASNRREYGPAGLLPLVSEGLYEGISHESQVWMSHSDTVSELPDNAVVLASNREDVPVSLKWGERYYGIQFHPEVTHSHEGLRILHNFLLQAGELEEFHIEDFKRELIDGIREKVGDKQVVCGVSGGVDSTVLAVLLKEAGVNVRAIFVDHGLMRLDEGDEVRNNFHRMGVEIETVDCSELFMSKLAGVADPEEKRKIIGNLFIDVFWNTVGNAEMLAQGTLYPDVIESASNAKSKASVIKTHHNRVARILELQEQGKVLEPLAELFKDEVRELGVSLGIPSDILNRHPFPGPGLAVRCPGDITEKKLRIIRECDDIFIGRLKDYEWYDKVWQAYAGLIPVKTVGVKGDERSYEWAISLRAVVSEDAMTADWVELPPALLRETSNRILNEVDGINRVLYDISTKPPASIEWE